Proteins encoded within one genomic window of Setaria italica strain Yugu1 chromosome IV, Setaria_italica_v2.0, whole genome shotgun sequence:
- the LOC101753933 gene encoding protein APEM9, producing MGASAQESGLWKQIDDAEDYLLSGLFEQAVSTALSVSDQTRTVSLETECDHDELLDILESAGMVLVQALKELRRTSEMFVQLKKMFGSVATVPAKVFLTGATMQMAAGSGSDLRPIFEEYLAKWRYTNDEVYVLNGGQDNPLNGFVVSSVMSTKQYLEVAELYTVTFLCIVSQESETAISWAEKAELTEQGRQDLLKKLYALRSAANKKPSTVEGVKQIAERNLSTSTNGSTPSLHEDAPSTAPVYDSQKVQVKSTRPSIQRVTNQFDPFFWWFHSVRLRFGKIHIVLPSGKLMLLLSLLFSTIYVLRRKTAGLKRTVFQHASSLRRAFFDALQLAFSVQMNPLAAVQQVPQAPR from the exons ATGGGGGCCTCTGCCCAGGAATCGGGTTTGTGGAAGCAAATCGACGACGCAGAGGA CTATCTACTAAGCGGATTGTTCGAGCAGGCTGTATCTACAGCTTTATCTGTGTCTGATCAAACACGCACGGTTTCTCTGGAGACTGAATGTGACCATGACGAACTCTTAGATATTCTTGAATCAGCTGGAATGGTACTTGTCCAGGCACTTAAAGAACTCAGGAG GACATCTGAAATGTTTGTTCAGCTTAAAAAGATGTTTGGTTCGGTGGCAACAGTACCTGCTAAAGTTTTCCTTACCGG AGCTACCATGCAAATGGCAGCAGGATCTGGATCTGACCTTAGACCAATCTTTGAGGAGTACCTTGCTAAATGGAGATATACAAATGATGAAGTTTATGTTTTGAATGGAGGACAAGACAACCCTTTAAATGGATTTGTTGTTTCATCTGTTATGTCAACCAAGCAGTATCTTGAGGTGGCAGAATTGTATACAGTAACATTCCTTTGTATTGTCTCCCAAGAGAGTGAAACTGCTATCTCATGGGCAGAAAAAGCAGAGCTGACTGAGCAAGGCCGTCAG GACCTACTAAAAAAGCTTTATGCACTGCGATCAGCTGCAAATAAAAAGCCATCCACTGTTGAAGGGGTAAAACAAATAGCAGAAAGAAACCTTTCCACTTCTACAAATGGCTCAACACCATCGTTACATGAGGATGCTCCAAGCACAGCTCCTGTGTACGACAGCCAAAAGGTCCAAGTAAAGTCCACTCGACCTTCAATCCAACGTGTCACAAATCAATTCGATCCCTTCTTTTGGTGGTTTCATTCGGTTCGCTTGAGGTTTGGTAAAATACATATTGTTCTACCAAGTGGCAAGTTAATGCTTCTGCTATCGCTGCTGTTTTCGACAATCTATGTGCTCCGGAGGAAAACTGCTGGCTTGAAGAG GACTGTGTTCCAGCACGCATCATCTCTGCGACGAGCATTCTTTGATGCACTGCAACTTGCATTCTCTGTCCAGATGAATCCTCTAGCTGCTGTTCAACAAGTGCCGCAAGCCCCTCGATGA
- the LOC101754593 gene encoding L10-interacting MYB domain-containing protein-like isoform X2: protein MAGYRDWSQGASSSAAPSFPIPAPIPDPEELEFMSQGPSRARAAPSLSAGRVNMQDLDLNSQDESFPYLDEYTDILESGRGRGDGVRIGSFQPPRQTDGGVPIARGRAGTARGGRRGRGRRRTASPSPPSDASPPIRQHLRGRLGRGAASAAYSASMNTEDVEQLDEESGEDHHNKCHRANWSELNTGIFCELAVEQIRIGNATGGVVNSRGFKEIAAKFAERTTIRHEPKQFRNRWDQCKKLYEFYVFAMKQSGLGRKNNGAISASKAWWDKYCKYPECRKFSKFLPHYLELLYEMYHKNVVDGSTTTIPGDVDEERQEVPEEEDFQFDVDDYPEQSPMSPMSNGSKKRSTSTADTASSPQKKSKSPFFKMFKGLIDTMHEGISEDNTTMRVKMELQLKQREMELQQQLKQKELELEFRRHSHDKEEDEYKASLLLAQECGASEESEEYFFAMELFRDRFNRVAFGTLSTKELRFKWLQTKCGKTFGRP, encoded by the exons ATGGCCGGATACCGTGATTGGTCGCAGGGTGCTTCATCCTCGGCGGCCCCTTCGTTCCCTATTCCTGCGCCCATTCCCGATCCAGAGGAGTTGGAGTTCATGTCCCAGGGCCCGTCGCGCGCTCGGGCGGCTCCATCTCTCTCGGCTGGGAGGGTCAACATGCAGGATCTTGATCTGAACTCCCAGGACGAGTCCTTCCCCTACCTCGATGAATACACTGACATCCTGGAGTCTGGAAGAGGACGCGGCGATGGTGTTAGGATCGGCTCGTTTCAACCTCCCCGTCAGACCGATGGTGGTGTTCCAATCGCCCGGGGAAGGGCTggcaccgcacgtggtggcCGCCGTGGCCGGGGAAGGCGCCGTACTGCTTCACCTTCGCCGCCTTCAG ATGCAAGTCCTCCTATCCGGCAACATCTTCGGGGGAGATTGGGACGAGGCGCAGCCTCTGCTGCCTATTCTGCATCCATGAACACAGAGGATGTTGAACAATTGGACGAGGAATCTGGGGAGGATCATCAT aacaaaTGTCATAGAGCAAACTGGAGCGAATTAAACACAGGAATTTTTTGCGAATTAGCTGTGGAACAAATCCGTATAGGAAATGCAACAGGTGGGGTGGTCAATTCTAGAGGTTTCAAGGAAATAGCTGCCAAATTTGCGGAGAGGACCACCATCAGGCATGAACCGAAGCAATTCAGAAATAGGTGGGATCAATGCAAGAAATTATATGAATTTTACGTTTTCGCGATGAAACAATCAGGATTAGGTAGGAAAAATAATGGAGCCATTTCAGCAAGTAAAGCCTGGTGGGATAAATACTGCaag TATCCAGAATGCCGTAAATTTAGCAAGTTTCTACCTCACTATCTTGAGCTGCTGTATGAGATGTACCACAAAAATGTAGTTGATGGATCAACTACAACCATACCAGGAGATGTGGATGAAGAGAGGCAGGAGGTACCTGAAGAAGAGGACTTCCAATTTGATGTGGATGACTACCCTGAACAGAGCCCTATGAGCCCTATGAGTAATGGCAGCAAGAAAAGGAGTACCAGTACAGCTGATACAGCATCAAGCCCTCAAAAGAAGAGTAAAAGTCCTTTTTTCAAGATGTTCAAGGGCCTCATAGACACTATGCATGAGGGGATCTCTGAAGATAACACTACCATGAGGGTGAAGATGGAGTTGCAGTTGAAGCAGAGGGAAATGGAACTGCAACAACAActgaagcagaaggagctggaGTTGGAATTTAGAAGGCATTCTCAtgacaaagaagaagatgagTACAAAGCAAGCCTTCTATTGGCACAGGAGTGTGGAGCATCAGAAGAGTCAGAAGAGTACTTTTTTGCTATGGAGTTGTTTAGGGATAGATTTAACAGGGTAGCTTTTGGCACACTATCGACAAAGGAACTTAGGTTCAAATGGTTGCAAACTAAGTGTGGGAAGACCTTTGGTCGCCCATGA
- the LOC101755543 gene encoding AIG2-like protein D, producing MAMTPPPPAPAAAAKAGAHSVFVYGSLMADEVVRAILKRVPPAAPAILPNYHRFNIKGRIYPAILPVESKKVAGMVVMGVTDEELQVLDAFEDVEYTRTRVEISLTDSSEKMLADTYVWSDAQDPDLYGEWDFEEWKRLHMKDFLAMTNGFMHGLEQPEAKTRVETYQSFMQQQEQPASETRES from the exons ATGGCgatgacgccgccgcctcctgctccggccgccgccgccaaggccgGGGCGCACAGCGTCTTCGTGTACGGGAGCCTCATGGCGGACGAGGTGGTCCGCGCCATCCTCAAGCgcgtcccgcccgccgccccggcgaTCCTCCCGAACTA CCACCGGTTCAACATCAAGGGCCGTATTTACCCGGCGATCCTGCCCGTCGAGAGCAAGAAAGTTGCAGGGATG GTTGTCATGGGTGTCACTGACGAGGAGCTCCAAGTCCTGGATGCATTTGAAGATGTGGAGTACACGAGGACACGAGTTGAGATATCATTAACC GACTCTTCGGAGAAAATGTTGGCTGACACTTATGTATGGAGCGATGCACAGGATCCAGATCTATATGGCGAATGGGATTTTGAG GAGTGGAAGAGGCTGCATATGAAGGATTTCCTCGCGATGACTAATGGTTTCATGCACGGTCTCGAACAGCCTGAAGCGAAGACCCGGGTTGAGACCTACCAGTCATTCATGCAACAACAGGAACAGCCTGCATCGGAGACCCGTGAGAGTTGA
- the LOC101754593 gene encoding uncharacterized protein LOC101754593 isoform X3, translated as MAGYRDWSQGASSSAAPSFPIPAPIPDPEELEFMSQGPSRARAAPSLSAGRVNMQDLDLNSQDESFPYLDEYTDILESGRGRGDGVRIGSFQPPRQTDGGVPIARGRAGTARGGRRGRGRRRTASPSPPSDASPPIRQHLRGRLGRGAASAAYSASMNTEDVEQLDEESGEDHHYPECRKFSKFLPHYLELLYEMYHKNVVDGSTTTIPGDVDEERQEVPEEEDFQFDVDDYPEQSPMSPMSNGSKKRSTSTADTASSPQKKSKSPFFKMFKGLIDTMHEGISEDNTTMRVKMELQLKQREMELQQQLKQKELELEFRRHSHDKEEDEYKASLLLAQECGASEESEEYFFAMELFRDRFNRVAFGTLSTKELRFKWLQTKCGKTFGRP; from the exons ATGGCCGGATACCGTGATTGGTCGCAGGGTGCTTCATCCTCGGCGGCCCCTTCGTTCCCTATTCCTGCGCCCATTCCCGATCCAGAGGAGTTGGAGTTCATGTCCCAGGGCCCGTCGCGCGCTCGGGCGGCTCCATCTCTCTCGGCTGGGAGGGTCAACATGCAGGATCTTGATCTGAACTCCCAGGACGAGTCCTTCCCCTACCTCGATGAATACACTGACATCCTGGAGTCTGGAAGAGGACGCGGCGATGGTGTTAGGATCGGCTCGTTTCAACCTCCCCGTCAGACCGATGGTGGTGTTCCAATCGCCCGGGGAAGGGCTggcaccgcacgtggtggcCGCCGTGGCCGGGGAAGGCGCCGTACTGCTTCACCTTCGCCGCCTTCAG ATGCAAGTCCTCCTATCCGGCAACATCTTCGGGGGAGATTGGGACGAGGCGCAGCCTCTGCTGCCTATTCTGCATCCATGAACACAGAGGATGTTGAACAATTGGACGAGGAATCTGGGGAGGATCATCAT TATCCAGAATGCCGTAAATTTAGCAAGTTTCTACCTCACTATCTTGAGCTGCTGTATGAGATGTACCACAAAAATGTAGTTGATGGATCAACTACAACCATACCAGGAGATGTGGATGAAGAGAGGCAGGAGGTACCTGAAGAAGAGGACTTCCAATTTGATGTGGATGACTACCCTGAACAGAGCCCTATGAGCCCTATGAGTAATGGCAGCAAGAAAAGGAGTACCAGTACAGCTGATACAGCATCAAGCCCTCAAAAGAAGAGTAAAAGTCCTTTTTTCAAGATGTTCAAGGGCCTCATAGACACTATGCATGAGGGGATCTCTGAAGATAACACTACCATGAGGGTGAAGATGGAGTTGCAGTTGAAGCAGAGGGAAATGGAACTGCAACAACAActgaagcagaaggagctggaGTTGGAATTTAGAAGGCATTCTCAtgacaaagaagaagatgagTACAAAGCAAGCCTTCTATTGGCACAGGAGTGTGGAGCATCAGAAGAGTCAGAAGAGTACTTTTTTGCTATGGAGTTGTTTAGGGATAGATTTAACAGGGTAGCTTTTGGCACACTATCGACAAAGGAACTTAGGTTCAAATGGTTGCAAACTAAGTGTGGGAAGACCTTTGGTCGCCCATGA
- the LOC101753253 gene encoding uncharacterized protein LOC101753253 yields MGSWQQGELQATAMDGAGSGGGNHRLIGLRIEEYGKYISDSTCCPQCGHKIDRKLDWVGLPAGVKFDPTDQELIEHLQAKVRPGSTAAPSHPLIDEFIPTIEGEDGICYTHPEKLPGLTKDGLSRHFFHRPSKAYTTGTRKRRKIQPPAAEASSSSSPAAQQQQQRSETRWHKTGKTRPVVVAGRQRGCKKILVLYTNFGKHRRPDKTNWVMHQYHLGDNEEEREGELVVSKIFYQTQPRQCGVAAEPAAAAASSDTVDGAAGAEQVAEAAVAPPDVGGAFHGATGIDEFNFTQFRSSFEEVDVGTSVQVSARADEEVHTGHLHLHQEHDLHRRQYTNQEQQRLAAAAAAFQISTPTEPITTMITSSPMVHHGSVILQQQETYDHGASYHQQQQEDEQPHQPSNFDGRSTSGLEEVIMGCTSRRSRRGEASGSGGNKESSNWQYPSFWPPGSQDHHG; encoded by the exons ATGGGCTCTTGGCAGCAAGGAGAACTGCAGGCAACAGCCATGGATGGCGCAGGAAGCGGCGGTGGCAACCACCGCCTCATCGGCCTGAGGATCGAGGAGTACGGGAAGTACATATCGGACTCGACCTGCTGCCCCCAGTGCGGCCACAAGATCGACAGGAAGCTG GACTGGGTGGGGCTGCCGGCCGGGGTGAAGTTCGACCCGACGGAccaggagctgatcgagcacctCCAGGCGAAGGTCCGGCCTGGTTCCACGGCGGCGCCATCGCACCCGCTGATCGACGAGTTCATACCCACCATTGAGGGGGAGGATGGCATCTGCTACACCCATCCCGAGAAACTGCCAG GTTTGACCAAGGACGGCCTGAGCAGGCACTTCTTCCAccggccgtccaaggcctacacCACCGGCACGCGCAAGCGCCGCAAGAtccagccgccggccgccgaggcctcgtcgtcctcctccccggcggcgcagcagcagcagcagcggagcGAGACGCGGTGGCACAAGACCGGCAAGACGCGGCCGGTGGTggtcgccggccggcagcgcgggTGCAAGAAGATCCTGGTGCTCTACACGAACTTCGGCAAGCACCGGAGGCCGGACAAGACCAACTGGGTGATGCACCAGTACCACCTCGGCGACaacgaggaggagcgcgaggggGAGCTCGTCGTGTCCAAGATCTTCTACCAGACGCAGCCGAGGCAGTGCGGCGTCGCGGCGgaacctgccgccgccgcagcctcctcTGACACCGTGGACGGGGCTGCCGGTGCTGAACAAGTGGCGGAGGCCGCGGTAGCGCCACCGGATGTTGGCGGTGCGTTCCACGGCGCCACCGGCATCGACGAGTTCAACTTCACGCAGTTCAGGAGCAGCTTTGAGGAG GTGGACGTTGGAACATCAGTTCAGGTTTCGGCCAGGGCTGACGAGGAAGTACATACAGGCCATCTTCACCTTCACCAGGAGCATGATCTTCATCGGCGTCAATACACCAACCAGGAGCAACAGCGtcttgctgcagctgcagcagcattCCAGATCAGCACACCAACGGAGCCTATCACCACGATGATCACCTCATCGCCCATGGTTCACCATGGTTCAGTCATACTTCAACAGCAGGAGACGTATGACCATGGCGCGAGTtatcatcagcagcagcag GAGGATGAGCAGCCACACCAACCTAGCAATTTTGACGGTAGGTCAACTTCTGGGCTAGAAGAGGTGATCATGGGGTGCACTTCAAGGAGGTCCAGAAGAGGG GAAGCATCAGGTTCAGGTGGTAACAAGGAGAGCAGCAACTGGCAGTACCCATCCTTCTGGCCACCTGGCAGCCAGGATCATCATGGGTAG
- the LOC101754593 gene encoding uncharacterized protein LOC101754593 isoform X1: MAGYRDWSQGASSSAAPSFPIPAPIPDPEELEFMSQGPSRARAAPSLSAGRVNMQDLDLNSQDESFPYLDEYTDILESGRGRGDGVRIGSFQPPRQTDGGVPIARGRAGTARGGRRGRGRRRTASPSPPSDASPPIRQHLRGRLGRGAASAAYSASMNTEDVEQLDEESGEDHHVDLFDYVDDWFQKRKRIRREFVALGAFLGMYYYATHLNRSEYRVPTESGYEWVIKTLGNRTSCHNMFRMNRNVFDRLHNVLVQSYGLKSTRRMTSVESLALFLWMCGAPQSMRQAEDRFVRSTCTISRKFNKVLHSICKLAGDIIRPVDPTFSTVHPKLRSARFSPYFDNCIGAIDGTHVPVVVPADKAVQHTGRHGYTSQNVLAICDFDMRFTFVVAGWPGSVHDMRVFKDALDKYGDKFPHPPEGKFYLVDSGYANRIGYLAPYKGTKYHLPEFRAGRIPRGKKEHFNYAHSSLRNVIERSFGVLKNKWRILRDLPSYPMAKQSQIIIACMAIHNFIRESAIGDVDFDNADDEENDATPSEGPSSQANEGATQHEYEDQSMNQFRDWIADGLFNRS, encoded by the exons ATGGCCGGATACCGTGATTGGTCGCAGGGTGCTTCATCCTCGGCGGCCCCTTCGTTCCCTATTCCTGCGCCCATTCCCGATCCAGAGGAGTTGGAGTTCATGTCCCAGGGCCCGTCGCGCGCTCGGGCGGCTCCATCTCTCTCGGCTGGGAGGGTCAACATGCAGGATCTTGATCTGAACTCCCAGGACGAGTCCTTCCCCTACCTCGATGAATACACTGACATCCTGGAGTCTGGAAGAGGACGCGGCGATGGTGTTAGGATCGGCTCGTTTCAACCTCCCCGTCAGACCGATGGTGGTGTTCCAATCGCCCGGGGAAGGGCTggcaccgcacgtggtggcCGCCGTGGCCGGGGAAGGCGCCGTACTGCTTCACCTTCGCCGCCTTCAG ATGCAAGTCCTCCTATCCGGCAACATCTTCGGGGGAGATTGGGACGAGGCGCAGCCTCTGCTGCCTATTCTGCATCCATGAACACAGAGGATGTTGAACAATTGGACGAGGAATCTGGGGAGGATCATCAT GTTGATCTGTTTGACTATGTTGATGACTGGTTTCAGAAGAGGAAAAGGATAAGAAGAGAATTTGTTGCATTGGGTGCTTTCCTCGGTATGTACTATTATGCCACACATTTGAATAGATCAGAATATAGAGTACCAACAGAATCAGGATATGAATGGGTTATCAAAACTTTAGGAAATAGAACATCTTGTCACAACATGTTCAGGATGAATAGGAATGTTTTTGATAGGCTTCATAATGTCCTTGTACAGTCTTATGGATTAAAGTCTACTAGGAGAATGACATCAGTAGAGTCTTTAGCTTTATTCCTGTGGATGTGTGGTGCCCCCCAAAGCATGAGGCAAGCCGAAGACCGTTTTGTTAGGTCTACTTGCACAATTAGTAGGAAGTTCAACAAAGTATTACACAGCATTTGCAAACTAGCAGGGGATATCATTAGACCAGTTGACCCAACATTCAGTACTGTGCATCCGAAGTTGAGGTCAGCACGGTTCTCTCCATACTTTGACAATTGCATTGGGGCTATAGATGGGACACACGTGCCTGTTGTTGTGCCAGCAGATAAGGCTGTCCAACATACGGGACGACATGGGTACACTAGTCAGAATGTGTTAGCCATatgtgacttcgacatgagaTTTACCTTTGTCGTCGCGGGATGGCCTGGATCGGTTCATGACATGAGAGTCTTCAAAGATGCATTGGACAAGTATGGCGATAAATTTCCACACCCCCCTGAAG GGAAGTTTTATCTTGTCGACTCTGGATACGCAAACCGTATTGGGTATCTTGCCCCGTACAAGGGTACGAAATATCATCTACCAGAATTTCGAGCCGGACGAATTCCCAGAGGTAAAAAGGAGCATTTCAATTATGCACATTCATCATTAAGAAATGTCATCGAGAGGTCATTTGGGGTGTTGAAGAACAAATGGCGTATTCTGCGCGATTTACCATCTTATCCAATGGCAAAGCAAAGTCAAATAATTATTgcttgcatggcaattcataatttcattagaGAGAGTGCTATTGGTGATGTTGATTTTGATAATGCGGATGATGAAGAAAACGATGCTACACCTTCTGAAGGACCATCATCTCAAGCAAATGAAGGTGCTACCCAACATGAATATGAAGATCAAAGCATGAACCAGTTTCGGGATTGGATAGCCGATGGATTGTTCAATAGGTCATAG